The following DNA comes from Mycolicibacterium aromaticivorans JS19b1 = JCM 16368.
CACGCCCGCACGATCGCGTCGGCCAGGATCAGCCGGCCCTCGGCGTCGGTATTGAGCACCTCGACGGTGATGCCGCCGTACTGGGTCAGCACGTCACCGGGGCGCTGCGCGGTCGACGACGGCATGTTCTCGGCCATCGGCACGGTCGCGATCACGTCGATCGGCAGCCCCTGCTTGGCGGCCAGCACGACCGTGGCGATCACCGCCGCGGCGCCACCCATGTCGGAGGTCATGTGGTGCATCGACGCGGCCGGCTTGATCGAGATGCCGCCGGTGTCGAAGGTGACACCCTTGCCCACCAGGGCGACGGTCTTGCCGCCCTTGCCCTTGGCGCCGCGGTAGGCCAGCCGCACCAGCCGCGGCGGGCGCGACGATCCCTTGCCCACTCCGATGATGCCGCCGTAGCCGGCCTTGGCGAGTGCCTTCTCGTCGAGCACCTCGACCTTCAATCCGGCGGCTTCACCCAAAGCCTCTGCCCGCTTGGCGAATTCACCGGGGAACAGGTGGCTCGGCGGGGTGTTCACGAAATCGCGTGCGGTGGCCACCGCGGTGGCGATCGCGGTGGCCCTGGCGGCGTCCTTCTTGGCGCCGGCCGCGGTGCTCAGCGCGATGATCTTGCTCAGCGCAGGTTCCTTCGGCGCGGTCTTCGCACTGCGGAACTCGGTGAACCGGTAGCTGCCCAGGATCAGGCCCTCGATCGCGGCTTCCAGGTCCAGCTCGGTCAGCGTGGTGATGACGGTGTCGACCCCGGACAGCGAGCGGGCCGCGACCCCGGCCGCACGACGGATGACGTCGGCCGGCCACTCGTCGCGCGGAGTGCCGAGCCCGACGGCCAGGACGCTGCCGACCGCGAGCGACGGCACGTGCAGGCGGGTGACCTGCTCGGCGCCGCCCTTGGCGCCCACTGCGCGCAGGACCACACCGATTTCGCCGATCGCCTCGGCGTCCAGGAACGGCCCGCCGACGACCGTG
Coding sequences within:
- a CDS encoding leucyl aminopeptidase, whose amino-acid sequence is MSTEPGYAAPTVTVATSLPKRAQSAVLIVPVVSGVKGDDGDGSPTVVGGPFLDAEAIGEIGVVLRAVGAKGGAEQVTRLHVPSLAVGSVLAVGLGTPRDEWPADVIRRAAGVAARSLSGVDTVITTLTELDLEAAIEGLILGSYRFTEFRSAKTAPKEPALSKIIALSTAAGAKKDAARATAIATAVATARDFVNTPPSHLFPGEFAKRAEALGEAAGLKVEVLDEKALAKAGYGGIIGVGKGSSRPPRLVRLAYRGAKGKGGKTVALVGKGVTFDTGGISIKPAASMHHMTSDMGGAAAVIATVVLAAKQGLPIDVIATVPMAENMPSSTAQRPGDVLTQYGGITVEVLNTDAEGRLILADAIVRACEDQPDYLIETSTLTGAQTVALGGRTPGVMGSEDFRDRVARISQAEGENAWPMPLPDELKDDLKSSVADLANVSSQRFAGMLVAGVYLREFVADGVQWAHIDIAGPAYNTSGPWGYTPKGGTGVPTRTMYAVLEDIAANG